The Candidatus Bathyarchaeota archaeon genome includes a region encoding these proteins:
- a CDS encoding glycosyltransferase family 2 protein encodes MEKKVTLGLCVKNGSRVVKTAFESISIQDYPHNLMKLVIVDNGSTDDTLSLISDFAQKTDIPILITSSKGKGLAATRQIALDYAEGDYILWVDDDLVLNKDYVRNQICFMEKNDKVGAARGFYNNFSNESVLDILDFLFLLQPKKINYIGTGGSIFRLKALKKVGGFDTKIRGAGEDIDISLRIMKSGWILATNTSARLHNRQLKTLKVLWKKNLGYGYANHFLYQKHKDLQIILRFFPPFTLLSGTKMAGKVYKLVGMRKVFVIPVINFFIISAQGLGFIRAQMDGYGPSFT; translated from the coding sequence TTGGAGAAAAAAGTTACATTGGGTTTATGTGTTAAGAATGGGTCTAGAGTTGTAAAAACAGCTTTTGAGAGCATTTCAATTCAAGATTACCCTCACAACTTAATGAAGTTGGTAATTGTCGATAACGGTAGTACCGACGACACTTTATCGCTAATCTCTGATTTTGCGCAAAAGACCGATATACCAATATTAATCACTTCTAGCAAAGGAAAAGGACTTGCAGCTACAAGACAAATTGCGCTTGACTATGCCGAAGGTGATTATATTTTATGGGTTGATGATGATCTTGTGCTCAATAAAGATTATGTTAGAAATCAAATTTGTTTTATGGAAAAAAATGACAAAGTAGGCGCAGCCCGAGGGTTTTATAATAATTTTTCAAATGAATCTGTATTAGACATTCTTGATTTCTTGTTTTTATTACAGCCAAAAAAAATAAATTATATTGGCACCGGTGGCTCAATTTTCCGTTTAAAGGCTTTAAAAAAAGTCGGTGGTTTTGATACAAAGATTAGGGGTGCGGGCGAAGATATTGATATTTCTCTACGAATTATGAAATCAGGCTGGATATTGGCTACTAATACCTCTGCTAGATTGCATAATAGACAATTAAAAACATTGAAAGTATTATGGAAAAAAAATCTTGGATATGGCTACGCAAATCATTTTCTTTACCAGAAACACAAAGACTTGCAAATAATACTTAGATTCTTTCCGCCATTTACTCTTTTAAGTGGAACAAAAATGGCTGGCAAAGTGTATAAACTTGTGGGTATGCGCAAGGTCTTTGTTATCCCAGTTATTAACTTTTTTATTATTTCCGCACAAGGCTTAGGTTTTATACGTGCTCAAATGGATGGCTATGGACCTTCGTTTACCTGA
- a CDS encoding serine acetyltransferase translates to MIKSKADYDFFLEADRIALSKDSCKRPAIFGDEIWKFQRLLRKTEYYQNCKKDFLSRIYLAYLIFKLHRLSLTLGFDIPRNVFGPGLSIAHRGTIIVSGAAKVGENCRISVGVTIGTSPTNDEPLVPKIGNNVFIGPNAVLVGAIEIADGIAIGANSYVDKSFTEKDITIAGCPAKKISNKGQKAAFGRATEILRERMCKSRKP, encoded by the coding sequence TTGATTAAATCAAAAGCTGATTACGACTTTTTTTTGGAAGCGGATAGAATCGCTCTTAGCAAGGATTCCTGTAAACGACCTGCAATTTTTGGCGATGAAATTTGGAAATTTCAACGTTTGCTAAGAAAAACAGAATATTATCAAAATTGTAAAAAAGATTTCTTATCACGAATTTATCTTGCTTATTTGATATTTAAACTTCACCGATTAAGTCTTACTCTGGGCTTTGACATTCCTAGAAATGTCTTCGGACCTGGTTTGTCTATTGCTCATCGTGGAACAATAATTGTCAGTGGCGCAGCTAAAGTAGGTGAAAACTGTCGAATAAGTGTCGGCGTTACTATTGGAACGAGTCCAACAAACGATGAACCTCTAGTTCCTAAAATTGGAAATAATGTATTCATTGGTCCAAATGCTGTGTTGGTAGGTGCAATTGAAATTGCAGATGGTATTGCAATTGGTGCAAATTCGTATGTTGATAAGTCTTTCACCGAAAAAGACATTACAATTGCTGGATGTCCCGCTAAAAAAATATCTAATAAAGGCCAAAAGGCAGCGTTTGGGCGCGCTACAGAGATTTTGCGGGAAAGAATGTGCAAGTCTAGAAAACCTTAA
- a CDS encoding glycosyltransferase family 2 protein — protein MQTEYPKVAIVILNWNGLADTLACLDSLQKIDYPNYSVVVIDNGSRNNEAKVIKNKYSIFIKLIEEETNLGFTGGCNEGIRWALTIGAKYVLLLNNDTIVDSGFLTELVKVADSDERVGIAGPKILIYEKPHLIFSTGGQINFKTGLTRLNGKYQIDDGKFDVLKEVDFVAGTALLIKVDLIRKIGLLSDLYFAYYEETEWCVKTKRIGFKIVYVPTARIWHKLDPHKRAESELEMYYMTRNRIIFVRRNSSSFQFLVFSLFFFATDLIIQMKNKLFLKPFLFIAYLKGIRNALFLLPYVKDV, from the coding sequence ATGCAAACCGAATATCCAAAGGTTGCAATTGTAATACTTAATTGGAATGGTTTAGCTGATACTTTGGCATGTCTAGATTCTCTTCAAAAAATTGATTATCCCAATTATTCCGTTGTAGTCATTGACAATGGTTCAAGAAATAATGAAGCAAAGGTCATAAAAAACAAGTACAGTATATTTATTAAGTTGATAGAGGAAGAGACGAATCTTGGTTTCACTGGTGGATGCAATGAAGGGATTCGTTGGGCCCTTACCATTGGAGCTAAATACGTTCTCCTATTAAATAACGATACAATCGTAGATTCAGGCTTTTTAACAGAATTGGTTAAGGTTGCAGATAGTGATGAACGTGTAGGGATAGCGGGTCCTAAGATTTTGATTTATGAGAAACCTCATCTTATTTTTTCGACAGGTGGTCAAATAAATTTTAAAACAGGACTTACTCGCCTGAATGGAAAATATCAGATTGACGATGGCAAATTTGATGTGCTTAAAGAGGTTGATTTTGTCGCAGGGACTGCTCTTCTTATAAAGGTAGATCTTATTAGAAAAATTGGTCTCCTCAGCGACCTATATTTTGCTTATTACGAAGAAACTGAATGGTGCGTAAAAACAAAGAGAATAGGATTTAAAATTGTTTATGTACCGACAGCTAGAATTTGGCATAAACTTGATCCACACAAACGGGCAGAAAGTGAACTAGAGATGTATTACATGACTCGAAATCGAATTATTTTTGTGAGGCGTAATTCCAGCAGTTTTCAATTTCTTGTTTTTTCCCTTTTCTTTTTTGCTACTGACTTGATTATTCAAATGAAAAATAAACTTTTTTTAAAACCTTTTTTGTTTATTGCCTATCTTAAAGGTATTCGAAATGCTTTATTTTTACTTCCTTATGTAAAAGATGTTTAG